DNA from Dehalococcoidia bacterium:
TAAAGATAACGGCGCAATTATGGGGAACTCTTAGGAAAGTAAACGATGACGTTCGGGCCTCCATAGCCATTTTCAGTCTCCCGATCCCAGAAGTAACCCCACCACCACCCTATACTAAAACCCGATTTATATTCCTCGGGGAACCATATGAGCCCACGTATTTCCTCCCCCTCACCATAATTTTCCAGGTAACCTTCGTCACCAGTTGGTCTATTTCCCGTGCTGACTATGAGCACCGAGCCACTGGGCTGGCTAATGGAGTGATCAACCTTTCCGTCCCGAATATAATCCCGTAGATACCAATCCCAGCTGGTATAGTAAACATCCCAATCGACTGTAACAGTAAAATCGTCTCCCATATCCGCAGCTAGTTCGTTGATCCGGGCGACGACACGAGGTACATCGTAGGATACAGCAGCATAGAGCAGCATCTGAGGTGGATCGTCATCTTTTCGGTAGTTTTCCTCAAGGGTGACATGCACTGTGAAGGAGAATAAGATAAGCAGGGCAAGGACTGTGCTTGCCTGAACCATCCTGGGCGTTATCCATCGCCACTTGAATCCCTGTAGAAGCCGACCGATGAACATCCCCCCGAGTAGGATAACGGGTAGAGCGATATGGATAGAGAGCCAGGGCATCTTCTCCCCAGCAAAAGAATAGAGTACTAGACTCATCACCGCCCAGTAGACCAGAAAGCGTGAGAAGGTATTGCCCTTTATCGTGTAGTATATGGCTCCAATAGAGGCAAAGAGCAGGGGTAAAAACTCGTATATGGGTAAAAACATTATATAGTAGAACCAGGGCTGTCCCCCTCTGGCTACCCCTTGCTGTTCGATCCAGTAATCGACGTTGCCCCAGACGCCAGTGGCGAATCCGGATATATTGGTGAAGAAGGCGGTGTAGAGAACGATGAAGATGCCATAGAAAATGATGGCAGAGATTAGCCAGCGGCGAGGGTTCCAGCGAAGCCCTATGGCTGCCGAGATGGCGAACAGAAAGACCACGAGAACCTTGGCCCACACATTGGAAAGGCCTGACCCCAGGTCCACCCCGGGTATTAGCTGAATAAATGCGCCAAATAGCGGCAGCGACAGGGTGCCTATCAGGATCAGATATTCGGCGGGAGCGGATAGGCCTTTTAAATAGAACCTATGTCTGACCCTGGCAACCAGCTCTTTAGCCGCAACTATAATGAGGAAGAGAGCTAACATGCATAAGGTTATATAGCTCACCTCCTTGGTGCAGAAGCTGAAGCTCAAAGCAGCCGCGCCGATATAGAGGTACCTTGCCTTTCTCTCCTCGATATAGCGCCACAGGCATACGACCAGGAGAAGCATAAAAAAGGCGATATAGATGTCGTTGCGGGCATAGCGGCTGTAGTAGAGGAACAGCGGGGAGAAGGCAAGGAGGGTCGCTACCGCAAGGCTCCCCCGGCGGCCGATCTGGCGTCGCAGAAAATAGGGAAGCGCCACAATGGCGGTACCGAATATAGCGGGGAGCAGGCGTGCTGCAAAGTCGCTATCCCCAAAGAGAAAGAAATTAAATGAGGTGCCATAAAATTGGAAAGGGCCATGTGTCCAGGGTTCAAGGCACCACGACAAAGGATTGAGAATATTCTGGCTGCAGCCAAGATGAATGCCCTCGTCATAGTGGATAGCACGAGCGCCCACATCCCAGAACCGTATCACCATGGCGATAACGATTAAGAAGCCGTATAGGGTGATCTCCCTGTTCATACGGGCACGCAAACGGCTAGCTACCGACAAAAAGACATTTTTCGCCCGTTCCACTATTCCTCCAATACCCTGTAGATGCTAACACCTTCTCCTTCGTATATCGGGTCGTAATTCTCCAGGTGACCAGCGAATTTCTGCAAGCCCTCCATTTCATAGAGTTCTTTTTCCAAGTTTCCTATATATACATACTCCACATTATATTTTCTTAAAAGCTCCAGCGCTAGGTCATTATCCAGCGTATTATAGATCATGTCGGCCTCCTCCCACCTTGCCCCTACGTTAAATCCGCTAGCATGCCTCCACATTGACTCTAGAAGCCTAAACCCTACTACAGTGGGCAATCCGGTAAATGTCGAGACACGCGATGAAAAAATGCCGGGATCTCCCGGCGCCTCCAACATCACCGGGGAGCCATCGATATTCTCGTTAATCCACTGGATAGCCTCATAGTCGCCCTTATCTACCATCTCAATATAGGCCATCCCATCCAAGGTGCCCCTGTTTATACCCCATAAGTCATGCCTGCCGCTCAGCATACTTGTGGTAGAGGCTATGGGATGGACAAGCGATGCCAGGATAAGAACGGCTAATACAGCAACCCAGATAACCCTTGTTTTTCCCCGCAAACTATTCATTACATAGAAAACGGCATAAGCCGCTCCTATACCGAAGAAGACCCATAGCTGCAGGTAGA
Protein-coding regions in this window:
- a CDS encoding flippase activity-associated protein Agl23 gives rise to the protein MERAKNVFLSVASRLRARMNREITLYGFLIVIAMVIRFWDVGARAIHYDEGIHLGCSQNILNPLSWCLEPWTHGPFQFYGTSFNFFLFGDSDFAARLLPAIFGTAIVALPYFLRRQIGRRGSLAVATLLAFSPLFLYYSRYARNDIYIAFFMLLLVVCLWRYIEERKARYLYIGAAALSFSFCTKEVSYITLCMLALFLIIVAAKELVARVRHRFYLKGLSAPAEYLILIGTLSLPLFGAFIQLIPGVDLGSGLSNVWAKVLVVFLFAISAAIGLRWNPRRWLISAIIFYGIFIVLYTAFFTNISGFATGVWGNVDYWIEQQGVARGGQPWFYYIMFLPIYEFLPLLFASIGAIYYTIKGNTFSRFLVYWAVMSLVLYSFAGEKMPWLSIHIALPVILLGGMFIGRLLQGFKWRWITPRMVQASTVLALLILFSFTVHVTLEENYRKDDDPPQMLLYAAVSYDVPRVVARINELAADMGDDFTVTVDWDVYYTSWDWYLRDYIRDGKVDHSISQPSGSVLIVSTGNRPTGDEGYLENYGEGEEIRGLIWFPEEYKSGFSIGWWWGYFWDRETENGYGGPNVIVYFPKSSP
- a CDS encoding DUF2298 domain-containing protein, which encodes TTRTTLAQFLEFSALFLFAVCSLLVILVLSKREIFRGRMVISAAILVLVATIIAAVLLDFWLLIIVIPVGLFSLYYIYRSKAKSAREFVLVLLIMSAALAFFCEFLYISDALGGGEWARFNTVLKVYLQLWVFFGIGAAYAVFYVMNSLRGKTRVIWVAVLAVLILASLVHPIASTTSMLSGRHDLWGINRGTLDGMAYIEMVDKGDYEAIQWINENIDGSPVMLEAPGDPGIFSSRVSTFTGLPTVVGFRLLESMWRHASGFNVGARWEEADMIYNTLDNDLALELLRKYNVEYVYIGNLEKELYEMEGLQKFAGHLENYDPIYEGEGVSIYRVLEE